One genomic segment of Accipiter gentilis chromosome 29, bAccGen1.1, whole genome shotgun sequence includes these proteins:
- the LOC126052329 gene encoding green-sensitive opsin, with amino-acid sequence MNGTEGINFYVPMSNKTGVVRSPFEYPQYYLAEPWKYRVVCCYIFFLISTGLPINLLTLLVTFKHKKLRQPLNYILVNLAVADLFMACFGFTVTFYTAWNGYFVFGPVGCAVEGFFATLGGQVALWSLVVLAIERYIVVCKPMGNFRFSATHAMMGIAFTWIMAFSCAAPPLFGWSRYMPEGMQCSCGPDYYTHNPDYHNESYVLYMFVIHFIIPVVVIFFSYGRLICKVREAAAQQQESATTQKAEKEVTRMVILMVLGFMLAWTPYAVVAFWIFTNKGADFTATLMSVPAFFSKSSSLYNPIIYVLMNKQFRNCMITTICCGKNPFGDEDASSAVSQSKTEVSSVSSSQVSPA; translated from the exons ATGAATGGGACGGAAGGTATCAATTTTTACGTGCCTATGTCCAACAAGACAGGGGTGGTGCGAAGCCCCTTCGAGTACCCTCAGTACTACCTAGCCGAGCCCTGGAAATACCGCGTCGTGTGTTGCTACATCTTCTTCCTCATCTCCACCGGTTTGCCCATCAACCTCCTCACCCTCCTGGTCACCTTCAAACACAAGAAGCTCCGGCAGCCGCTCAACTACATCTTGGTCAACTTGGCAGTGGCTGACCTCTTCATGGCCTGTTTTGGCTTCACGGTCACCTTCTACACTGCCTGGAATGGCTACTTCGTCTTCGGCCCTGTCGGCTGTGCCGTGGAGGGCTTCTTCGCCACGCTAGGAG GCCAAGTTGCCCTGTGGTCCCTGGTCGTCTTGGCCATAGAGCGCTACATCGTCGTCTGCAAACCCATGGGAAATTTCCGCTTCTCCGCAACCCATGCCATGATGGGCATCGCTTTTACCTGGATAATGGCCTTTTCCTGTGCCGCTCCACCCCTCTTTGGCTGGTCCAG ATACATGCCGGAGGGGATGCAGTGTTCCTGCGGCCCCGACTACTACACCCACAACCCTGACTACCACAACGAGTCCTACGTCCTCTACATGTTCGTCATCCACTTCATCATCCCGGTCGTGGTCATTTTCTTCTCCTATGGGCGACTCATTTGCAAAGTCCGAGAG gcagctgcccagcagcaggagtCGGCCACAACCCAGAAGGCCGAGAAGGAGGTGACGCGGATGGTGATCCTCATGGTGCTGGGGTTCATGCTGGCCTGGACGCCCTACGCCGTGGTGGCGTTCTGGATCTTCACCAACAAGGGAGCGGACTTCACCGCCACGCTCATGTCAGTGCCTGCCTTCTTCTCCAAGAGTTCCTCCCTCTACAACCCCATCATCTACGTCCTCATGAACAAACAG TTCCGTAATTGCATGATCACCACAATCTGCTGTGGAAAGAACCCCTTTGGAGATGAAGACGCCTCCTCTGCTGTATCCCAGAGCAAGACCGAGGTCTCGTCCGTCTCCTCCAGCCAAGTATCACCTGCATAG